One window of the Pieris rapae chromosome 13, ilPieRapa1.1, whole genome shotgun sequence genome contains the following:
- the LOC111004211 gene encoding tyrosine--tRNA ligase, mitochondrial, whose protein sequence is MLVNSIIGVHKIYFSKFFYRCTSTRNILKLSDRGMFQDIFPNTAVSEIVNLLNKSPQCVYAGFDPTANSLHIGNLLVIVNLLHWQRGGHNPIALLGGATGYIGDPSGKNTDRMALQSNIIQENINGLKKNLDEVFDNHKKYIWSDERKLNPIKIVNNETWYRDINSIQFVSEIGRNFRMGTMLLKQSVQSRINSEVGMSFTEFSYQIFQAYDWLKLYKEFNCKFQIGGSDQMGNISAGHDLISRITKQSVYGLTLPLVTTEEGDKFGKSAGNAIWLDPNKTSPYSLYQFFIRTKDSEVEKLLKLFTFYSLGEIKDIMFKHKNHPQDRYPQQCLADQLTVLVHGEEGLKKARIATEAIHSKNVKSLITLSSTELEQVFEGAPVTQLLLSPGITVLKLGLKAKCFATEADAMRIIQAGGFYINHQKIKNIQEVITESVHILPNQLSLLRVGKRNHYIVKWIH, encoded by the exons ATGTTGGTGAACAGTATTATTGGTgttcacaaaatatattttagtaaatttttttataggtgCACTTCaactagaaatatattaaagctaAGTGATCGTGGAATGTTTCAAGATATATTTCCAAACACTGCAGT ATCAGAAATAGTAAATCTACTGAATAAATCACCTCAGTGTGTATATGCAGGTTTTGATCCTACTGCTAATAGTTTGCATATTGGGAACCTTCTTGTGATAGTAAACTTATTACATTGGCAGCGAGGAGGACATAATCCTATTGCTTTG ctaGGTGGAGCTACTGGATACATTGGAGATCCCAGTGGCAAGAATACAGATCGTATGGCTCTACAGAGCAATAtaattcaagaaaatataaatggcCTTAAAAAGAACTTGGATGAGGTGTTTGAcaatcacaaaaaatatatttggtcAGATGAAAGGAAGCTAAATCCCATAAA AATTGTCAATAATGAAACTTGGTATAgagatattaattcaatacaatttgtaaGTGAAATAGGAAGAAATTTCCGAATGGGTACAATGCTGTTAAAACAGAGTGTTCAAAGTAGAATAAATTCAGAAGTTGGAATGAGTTTTACTGAATTTTCTTACCAAATTTTCCAAGCATATGACTGGCTGAAATTATATAAGgagtttaattgtaaatttcag ATTGGTGGTAGTGATCAAATGGGTAATATCAGTGCTGGCCATGATCTGATCAGTAGAATAACAAAGCAAAGCGTATATG gtttaaCATTACCGCTAGTAACAACAGAAGAGGGAGATAAATTTGGAAAATCTGCGGGTAATGCAATATGGTTGGATCCAAACAAAACAAGCCCATATAGTCTTTACCAGTTCTTTATTAGGACCAAAGACTCTGAAGTGGAAaagctattaaaattatttactttctaCAGTTTAGGTGAAATTAAGGATATAATGTTTAAGCATAAAAACCACCCGCAGGATAGGTATCCTCAACAATGCTTAGCTGATCAGCTGACAGTTTTAGTTCACGGAG agGAGGGGCTGAAAAAGGCGCGAATAGCAACAGAAGCTATACACAGCAAAAATGTTAAATCCCTAATAACATTGAGTTCTACAGAATTAGAACAAGTATTTGAAGGGGCTCCTGTCACTCAATTACTTCTATCTCCTGGGATAACTGTCCTCAAACTTGGTTTGAAAGCCAAGTGTTTTGCAACTGAGG CTGATGCCATGAGAATTATTCAAGCGGGAGGTTTCTATATAAATCACCAAAAGATCAAAAACATACAGGAAGTTATAACCGAGTCTGTTCATATTCTGCCAAATCAACTCTCTTTACTTAGAGTAGGAAAACGAAACCATTACATTGTTAAATggatacattaa